A single Triticum dicoccoides isolate Atlit2015 ecotype Zavitan chromosome 2A, WEW_v2.0, whole genome shotgun sequence DNA region contains:
- the LOC119357254 gene encoding cationic peroxidase SPC4-like: MASSGAMVLAMMGLLAALVCPAAAAAAGFISMPTDNVGDHSYGVHATFCPNLEKIVLDKVAEARRWDIGVVAGLLRIFFHDCFPNGCDASLLLEPSHLYSSERARERPQNQGLHQGALDLIQRIRDAVRDAKCTEVSCADITMLATRQAIKLSGGPDYGVQLGRKDSIDPARIDQVNQFLPAPDAKIWKLIEVFQSRGFDRTDLAALSGAHTIGKTSCPNLASRTGDAAWFVEDIKRNCPGSWDKKQVLDVDTPDDFDHKYYKNIVDGKGVLSTDMELLNDPFIKDLVHKWATDKNFFFWKFGEAMAKMARLPVGGPSEYRENCFKRNSMRETVNLTAEGFAASA, from the exons ATGGCGTCGAGCGGTGCAATGGTGTTGGCCATGATGGGCCTCCTGGCCGCACTGGTGTGCCctgctgctgcggcggcggcggggttcatCTCCAtgcccaccgacaacgtcggcgacCACTCTTACGGCGTCCACGCCACATTCTGCCCCAACCTGGAGAAAATTGTGCTCGACAAGGTGGCGGAGGCGCGCAGATGGGACATCGGCGTGGTCGCCGGCCTCCTCCGCATCTTCTTCCATGACTGCTTCCCTAAC GGCTGTGACGCGTCGCTCCTGCTGGAGCCAAGTCACCTCTACTCCAGCGAGCGTGCGCGGGAGCGTCCCCAAAACCAAGGGCTGCACCAGGGCGCGCTCGATCTCATCCAGCGTATCCGCGACGCCGTGCGCGACGCGAAATGCACGGAAGTATCCTGCGCCGACATCACCATGCTGGCCACCCGGCAAGCCATCAAGCTGTCCGGGGGGCCAGATTACGGCGTGCAGCTCGGCCGGAAGGACAGCATCGACCCCGCCAGGATTGACCAGGTCAACCAGTTCCTCCCCGCCCCCGACGCCAAAATCTGGAAACTCATCGAGGTCTTCCAGAGCCGCGGCTTCGACAGGACCGACCTCGCCGCGCTCTCCGGCGCGCACACCATCGGCAAGACAAGCTGCCCCAACCTCGCCAGCCGCACTGGGGACGCCGCCTGGTTCGTCGAAGATATCAAAAGGAACTGCCCCGGCTCATGGGACAAGAAGCAGGTGCTCGACGTCGACACCCCCGACGATTTCGACCACAAGTACTACAAGAACATCGTGGACGGCAAGGGGGTGCTCAGCACCGACATGGAGCTCCTCAACGACCCCTTCATCAAAGATTTGGTCCACAAGTGGGCTACCgacaagaactttttcttttggaaGTTCGGCGAAGCCATGGCAAAGATGGCGCGTTTGCCCGTGGGCGGACCAAGTGAGTACCGCGAAAACTGCTTCAAGCGCAACTCTATGAGGGAGACAGTCAACCTCACCGCCGAGGGTTTCGCGGCCTCGGCTTGA